TGTGATAAGGTATAGCCATGACTGCTTCTACTTTCAATCCACAGGTGGAAGAGCAGCAGCTTTTAGCTGCTTTTGCCCGTCAGCTCGAGCAGGGAGGCGCCGTCGCCATCAATCTTCCTGGTCAACCTGCCCTGGCCGCTTCTCCTGTACTGGTGGAGTTGCTCAGGGCCAGTCTTAAGGAATTCCAGGAGGGAAATGGCGTCACGCTCCTGACCAGCAAGCGTGAACTGAGTGCTCAGGAAGCTGCCGAACTGCTTGGCGTGAGTCGGCCTTATTTAGTGACCCATCTTCTGGAGACTGGAATCATTCCTTACCGTAAGGTCGGCACCCACCGCCGAATAGCCCTATCTGATGTCCAAGCTTTCCAGATGGAACGCGACAGGCAACATGCGCTTCTGGATGACATCGTGGCTGATGAGCAGGCCGCTGGGATGTACTGAATTTGTCCCCACGTCTTTTTTTGGATGCCAACGTGCTGTATGGCGACTTGCTGCGGAACTTGCTCTTGCGTCTGGCGGCGGAAAGGGTCTGCACCGTCCACTGGTCCGCAAAAGTTCAGGAGGAATGGAAGCGTCATCTGGTGGATGACGCGGGATACAGCGCGGCCGTGATTGAACGCACTCAAGGGCGCATGGAAGCCGCTTTTCCAGCAGCCAGCGTCAGCGGCTATGAAAAGCTGATGGCTGAGTTGCAGTTGCCTGACCCCGATGACCGTCATGTGCTGGCCGCAGCCATTCAGGCTGAGGCCGACATTCTGGTGACTTTCAACCTGAAAGATTTTCCAGAATCGGCTTTACCAGCCAACTTGACGGCTCAGCATCCTGATGTGGTGCTCACGCACCTGCTCACGACCAATCCTGAAGGCTGCCGGGCCACGCTGAACAAACTGATGGCTTCGCTGAAAAATCCACCCATGAGTCTTGTGGAGGTTCTGGCAACTTAACGCTGATAGGCTGCCGAGCTGTGACTGACCGGAAGCCCTATCGACATCGATTCCCGCTGAGTGTCATTGGGTATGCCCTGCGGCTCTACCACCGCTTCCCCCTCAGCCAGCGGGACGTTCAGGAACTGCTTCACGAGCGTGGTGTTCAGGTCAGTCACGAGACCCTCCGTCAGTGGAACATCAAGTTCGCCCCACTCCTGACCGAGGAACTGCGCCATCGAGAACCCCGCCGGGGTTCTCGATGGCATCTGGACGAGGTCTGCGTCAAGGTCGGCGGGGTCAAGCATTGGTTGTGGCGAGCGGTCGACGAATACGGGGACGTGCTGGACATTCTGCTTCAGGAACACCGAGACACCCAGGCGGCCAAGTCCTTTTTTGTCCGCCTCCTGGGGGAATACGACGTGCCGGAGGTGATCCATACCGACAAGCTGTGGAGCTATGGGGCGGCGCTGCGTGAGATTCCCGTGCTCCACGACGTGGAGCACGTTCAGGTCGTTTCCACCGCCCGCTGTAACAATCTGGTGGAGCAATCTCATCGACCCACCCGGCAGCAAGAACGAGGCCAACTGGGCTTCAAGCGCCGGAAACGAACACAAGAATTCCTCGCCCTGCACGCCCGAGTCTCGAACCTCCATCGACACACGCGAACCACCGTTCCCGCCACCCTCAGACGAAGCCATCAATCCGCAGCTCTTCTCCGCTGGCGAGAGGCGATGCAGCAGGTGGCTTGAGAATCAAGCCACCTGCTGAGCTACTCCGGCCTCACTCAGGTTAAGTTGCCAGAACCGACAAGACAATTTGCCTCATCTCTTTTTCAAAGTGGGTTTAGCCCCTCAGCTTCTGCGTCAGCTCGACCTGGCGCTTGGCCTGGTGGCGAATGCTGGCCTTGTCGGCGTCGCTCACGGGCTGGCCGTTGGCGGTCACGCTCGCGCCGTAGGAGTTGCCGCCCGAAGCGAAAATCACCGGGTCGCTGTAGCCGGGAGGGGTCAGGATAGCGCCCCAGTGCATCGCGGTGAAGTACAGGGTCTGCAGGGTGGTTTCCTGGCCGCCGTTGGGGTTCTGGGCGCTGGTCATGGCGCTGAAGGTCTTGTTGGCGAGTTTGCCGCTGGCCCACAGGCCGCCGAGGGTGTCGATAAAGGCGCGCATCTGGCTGGCCGCACCGCCGAAACGGGTGGGGCTGCTGAAGATGTAGCCGTCGGCCCACTCCATGTCGGCGGGGGTCGCCACGGGAATGTCCTGCATGGCGTCGAGGTTGGCTTTCCAGGCGTCCTGGCCGTTCACGACAGCTTCGGGGGCGGTTTCGGCCACGCGCACCAGGCGCACTTCTGCGCCAGCTTCACGGGCGGCTTCGGCGGCTTCACGGGCCATGGCGAGGCCAGTGCCGTAGGTGGAGTAGAACACGACGGCGATTTTCACAGCGTTCTGGGTCATAAGGTTCTCCTTGACGGCCGTGGCCTCTCTGGCCTGCCGCCTTTGGAGGGTACTAAATCACTTAAATCTTTAACTGTCAAGGGGGCTTCCTCATCCGTCCCGGGCGGCGCACAGGATAGGCTCGGCTTTTACGCCCCAGCGCAGTTCTCCGAATGACGCGTGCGCCCTGACAGCACCGCCACCCGCTCCATTCTTCGCCCTGCTCGTCTAAATTCACTCGCTTCGCTCTGCTTTGCAGCTTTGCAAGTCGGACAGAGACGCTCCGCTTTTTCTGTCAAATGCTCTATTTCAGCCGCCTCAGCAGGTTTCTGAGCGTCATCAGTTCCTCATCGTTCAGGTCGGAAAACTGAAGTTCGTGAATCTCAAGTACCTTGGGCAGGGCCTGCTCGACCAAGTGTTGGCCGGTGGCTGTGAGCCTGAGCAGTTTGCGTTTGCCTGCCGTCTGGCGCTCAATCAGGCCACGGGCCACCAGCCGTTTGGCGTGGTAGGACATGTTCGCTTCGGTAAACAGCAGGCGCTGGGCGACTTCCTGCTGGGTCGCGCCGTCAAAGCGCCGCAGTACGGCCAGCAGGTCAAATTCGGTCATGGTCAGCCCCAGTGGGGCCAGGACCGCTTCCACTTCACGAACCTTGCCCTGCGTGGTGTAGACCAGCCGCCGCCACAGTCGGATGGCGGGCTGTTTCACGGCAAGGTCAAGTTCCGACTCAATCATCCCCCCACTGTAAACGATCTTTACAAAGAGATTTTAGTTACATAACACTTAAAGATTTAAGTTATGATGGCCTCATGAATCCGATTCAAGGCCTCCACCACCTGACCGTCATGGCCAGCGACCCCCAGAAGAACGTGGACTTCTTCACCCAGGTTCTGGGCCAGCGCATGGTCAAAGTCACCGTCAACTTCGACGACCCCGGCACGTACCACCTCTACTACGGCGACGAAACCGGCGCCCCCGGCACCATCATGACCTACTTTCCCTGGCCCAACGCGGTCAAAGGGCGGCGCGGCAACGGTGAAATCGTGGCGGCGGCTTACGCTGCGCCCGTCGCATCGCAGGACTACTGGAAAGCCCGCCTGCAAGGGTTCAATATTCCCTTTACCGAGGAAACCCGCTTCGGCAGCCCCGCCGTCAAGTTTGAAGACCCCGACGGCCTGTGGATTGAAATCATCTTCGAGGAAGGCGCGGACGTGCCGAGCTTCTGGCCCAACAGCCCCGTGCCCCGCGAATACGCCCTGAACGGCTTTCACAGCGTCACCGGCTGGGTCGCGCAGACCGCCCAGACCGCGAGCCTGCTGACCGGGCCGCTGGGCTTTACCAAAGTGGGCAGCGAGCAGGACGCCGAAGGCACGCGCACCCGCTACCGGGGCCAGTCGGACGGCGTGGGCCTGTACATCGACCTGGTCGAGCGCCCCGGCAAGCCGCACGGCCAGTTCAGCGCAGGCAGCGTGCACCACGTCGCCCTGCGCACCGTGGACGACGCCGAGCAACTGGAATACCAGAAGGTGCTGAGTCAGGCGGGGTATCAGGTGACGCCCGTGCAAGACCGCCAGTACTTCCACTCCATCTACTTCCGCGAGCGCTCCGGCATCCTGTTCGAAGTCGCCACCGACGCCCCCGGCTTCCCCGCCGACGAGAGCGTGGACGAACTGGGCAAGCACCTGAAATTGCCCGCCTGGTACGAGAGCAAACGGGCGGCGATCGAGGCCCGCGTCAAGCCCATCGTGAACCACGAGTACGGCGTGACGATTGGCGGCACCAGCCAGAGCAGCGCCCAGGGCAGCGCCGCCAGCCTCTCCGACGGGCTGCGCGTGAACGGCCCGCACCAGGGCCAGCCGGTGATGACCACGGGCCGCGCCCTGGACGAAGCCCGCGCCGCCGTGATTCTGGTACACGGGCGCGGAGGCAGCGCCGAGGACATCCTGAACCTCTCGCAGCAGTTCAACCTCTCGGCCTTCGCCTACGTCGCGCCGCAAGCGCAGGGGAGCACCTGGTATCCCGAAAGCTTCCTGGCCCCGCTGGAGCGCAACGAACCCGGCCTGTCGTCGGGCCTCCAGATGATTGACGACATCGTCAACACGCTGGGCGAGCAGGGCATTCCGCCCGAAAACATCGTGCTGGGCGGCTTCTCGCAGGGCGCGTGCCTGACGCTGGAATATGTGGCCCGCAACTCGCGGCGCTACGGCGGCGTGTTCGCCTTCTCCGGCGGCCTGATCGGGCCGGAAGGTACCCCCCGCGACTACCCCGGCGACCTGGACGGTACGCCCTTCTTTATCGGGTGCAGCGATGTGGACAGCCACATTCCCCTCAAGCGCGTCGAGGACAGCGCCGAGATCCTGGCCGGACACGGCGCGAAGGTGGACAAGCGCATCTACCCGAACATGGGCCACACCATCAACGAAGACGAGATTCTGGCCGTGCAGAAGATGCTTCAGGAAGTCTCGGCCCGCAGCGTCTAAGGAACCCGTTTCTGGACAGCAAGAAGTGTCTCCACTGTGAGGTGGGGCACTTCCTGCTTATTTCGGCTTTTGAAGACACGGCAGCTCCGCGCTTTTTCCCATCATCAAATTCAAGGGGCGACCCATGCTTTTCACTTGCGAACCGCTGCTCACCCGTGTCGTGTTCGGGGCGGTGGGCAGTGGCCTGGGCAGCGTGCCCAACCGCGAACTGGTCAGGGCGATTGGCGAGATGCTGGAGGCTGCCGCCGCACACGGCTGGACGACCCCAGTGGACATCCGCCCGCTGGCCGAGGTGGAGACCGCCTGGAACGCGGAAGGCAGCGACCGGCTGGTGCTGGTGAACTGAGACGGATTCCGATTGAATCTGGTAGTTTCAGATTCAATCCGACTTGCAAAGCTGCGCAGCAGAGCGGATGCGAGTAGGAAAAAATACGGATTCCGCGATATGGATGCACAGGCGGCGCTTTCCCGACTGTGCAGGAATTAAGCGGAATCCGTATAACTCTTCTTCAAAGCAGTACGAGCAGCGCCAAAATCACAGAAAACTCCAGGATGCCCCGTACTTCAGTGCGGGGAGGAATGGTGCGCCGCCCGTAGGGCGGCCTTTCTTTTCGTACACATAGAGCATATTCTTCTCCCCGTGAAGATTACGCTCACCGCCAAGCTCAAGCTGAACCACACCAGGGAGCAAAAAGCCGCCCTGGATGCGGTGACGTTGAGCTTTCGGGATGCGCTGAACTTTACGAGTCAGAAGGCGTTTGAGATGGAGAAATCCAGCAACGCCGCCAAGATTCAGAAGGAGGTCTACGCCACCCTCCGCGAACGGTTCGGGCTGGGCGCTCAGATGGCCTGCTCCGTTCCGCGTCAGGTGGGCGCGACGTACAAGACCCTCTGGACGAAGGTAAAGCAGAGCGCGGCGAAACGCGCCGTGAATCCGAAAGCCCGCAGGTACAAAGGGCTGGACCAAGCGCCCAAGTTCGTCTCCCGC
The sequence above is a segment of the Deinococcus wulumuqiensis R12 genome. Coding sequences within it:
- a CDS encoding IS6 family transposase, encoding MTDRKPYRHRFPLSVIGYALRLYHRFPLSQRDVQELLHERGVQVSHETLRQWNIKFAPLLTEELRHREPRRGSRWHLDEVCVKVGGVKHWLWRAVDEYGDVLDILLQEHRDTQAAKSFFVRLLGEYDVPEVIHTDKLWSYGAALREIPVLHDVEHVQVVSTARCNNLVEQSHRPTRQQERGQLGFKRRKRTQEFLALHARVSNLHRHTRTTVPATLRRSHQSAALLRWREAMQQVA
- a CDS encoding PIN domain-containing protein; amino-acid sequence: MDANVLYGDLLRNLLLRLAAERVCTVHWSAKVQEEWKRHLVDDAGYSAAVIERTQGRMEAAFPAASVSGYEKLMAELQLPDPDDRHVLAAAIQAEADILVTFNLKDFPESALPANLTAQHPDVVLTHLLTTNPEGCRATLNKLMASLKNPPMSLVEVLAT
- a CDS encoding VOC family protein encodes the protein MNPIQGLHHLTVMASDPQKNVDFFTQVLGQRMVKVTVNFDDPGTYHLYYGDETGAPGTIMTYFPWPNAVKGRRGNGEIVAAAYAAPVASQDYWKARLQGFNIPFTEETRFGSPAVKFEDPDGLWIEIIFEEGADVPSFWPNSPVPREYALNGFHSVTGWVAQTAQTASLLTGPLGFTKVGSEQDAEGTRTRYRGQSDGVGLYIDLVERPGKPHGQFSAGSVHHVALRTVDDAEQLEYQKVLSQAGYQVTPVQDRQYFHSIYFRERSGILFEVATDAPGFPADESVDELGKHLKLPAWYESKRAAIEARVKPIVNHEYGVTIGGTSQSSAQGSAASLSDGLRVNGPHQGQPVMTTGRALDEARAAVILVHGRGGSAEDILNLSQQFNLSAFAYVAPQAQGSTWYPESFLAPLERNEPGLSSGLQMIDDIVNTLGEQGIPPENIVLGGFSQGACLTLEYVARNSRRYGGVFAFSGGLIGPEGTPRDYPGDLDGTPFFIGCSDVDSHIPLKRVEDSAEILAGHGAKVDKRIYPNMGHTINEDEILAVQKMLQEVSARSV
- a CDS encoding MarR family winged helix-turn-helix transcriptional regulator, encoding MIESELDLAVKQPAIRLWRRLVYTTQGKVREVEAVLAPLGLTMTEFDLLAVLRRFDGATQQEVAQRLLFTEANMSYHAKRLVARGLIERQTAGKRKLLRLTATGQHLVEQALPKVLEIHELQFSDLNDEELMTLRNLLRRLK
- a CDS encoding helix-turn-helix domain-containing protein is translated as MTASTFNPQVEEQQLLAAFARQLEQGGAVAINLPGQPALAASPVLVELLRASLKEFQEGNGVTLLTSKRELSAQEAAELLGVSRPYLVTHLLETGIIPYRKVGTHRRIALSDVQAFQMERDRQHALLDDIVADEQAAGMY
- the wrbA gene encoding NAD(P)H:quinone oxidoreductase, yielding MTQNAVKIAVVFYSTYGTGLAMAREAAEAAREAGAEVRLVRVAETAPEAVVNGQDAWKANLDAMQDIPVATPADMEWADGYIFSSPTRFGGAASQMRAFIDTLGGLWASGKLANKTFSAMTSAQNPNGGQETTLQTLYFTAMHWGAILTPPGYSDPVIFASGGNSYGASVTANGQPVSDADKASIRHQAKRQVELTQKLRG